The following proteins come from a genomic window of Aequorivita marisscotiae:
- a CDS encoding tetratricopeptide repeat protein has translation MRKWNKYSAILFFAGIFLFAQIMHSQKDVDSILKSANKQIYENPEEAILIVTKALDNPQITVRNKINALLVISTAYSSKRDYEKASEYIAAINKLIPQVTNDFQKMNILNRIGAHYQELQIYDKALEYLDESLILIEKYPVQDSVQTFLGYNSILRGFIYRKQTNCNIALKYFDEAIAAYTTTVGRKPIMHANLSICFYNKGNCLLEINDLTQAKISFLKSIEHAQIDDAKSLIAFGKKGLAETEALNGNHNEALALLNDALAISGNVGDLVLNREIYEGLANNYLATGNWEKYTLYQNKYVAIKKANKISERKTINQSLLNLTRAKAKEIENLRKDFLPIQIIFIIVIAVALFLLIRTIIRWEKELKKLENELKS, from the coding sequence ATGAGGAAGTGGAATAAATATAGTGCCATCCTATTTTTTGCAGGAATATTCCTTTTTGCTCAAATAATGCATTCGCAAAAAGATGTGGATAGCATTTTAAAGAGTGCAAATAAACAAATTTATGAAAATCCGGAAGAAGCCATTTTAATTGTTACAAAAGCCCTGGATAACCCACAGATTACCGTTCGGAATAAGATTAACGCACTATTGGTAATTTCTACTGCGTATTCTTCTAAGCGCGATTATGAAAAAGCTTCGGAATATATCGCGGCAATAAACAAACTAATCCCGCAAGTTACCAACGATTTTCAAAAAATGAATATTCTAAATAGAATTGGCGCTCATTATCAAGAGCTTCAGATTTATGACAAAGCTTTGGAATATCTTGATGAATCGCTGATCTTAATCGAAAAATATCCTGTTCAAGATTCCGTCCAAACCTTTTTGGGGTATAACTCAATATTACGGGGGTTTATTTATCGCAAACAGACTAATTGCAACATCGCTCTAAAATATTTTGACGAAGCCATAGCAGCTTATACCACTACTGTTGGACGTAAACCAATTATGCATGCCAACTTGAGTATTTGTTTTTACAACAAGGGCAATTGTTTATTGGAAATTAATGATCTTACACAGGCGAAGATAAGTTTTCTAAAATCTATTGAACATGCCCAAATTGATGATGCCAAAAGTTTGATTGCATTTGGCAAAAAAGGATTGGCCGAAACGGAAGCTTTAAACGGAAATCACAATGAAGCTTTGGCGCTACTAAACGATGCTTTGGCTATTTCCGGCAATGTGGGTGATCTTGTTCTAAACCGAGAAATTTATGAAGGATTGGCAAATAATTATCTCGCCACTGGCAATTGGGAAAAATATACGCTTTATCAAAATAAATATGTGGCGATAAAAAAAGCCAATAAAATTTCGGAAAGAAAAACCATCAATCAATCTCTTCTAAATTTAACCCGTGCAAAAGCGAAAGAAATTGAGAACCTCCGAAAGGATTTTTTACCCATTCAAATTATCTTCATAATTGTAATTGCAGTAGCACTTTTCCTTCTTATCCGTACCATAATTCGTTGGGAAAAGGAGTTGAAAAAGCTAGAAAATGAGTTAAAAAGTTAG